In Bacteroidota bacterium, the genomic stretch CAATCAATGGCATTGCTAACCTCAGCATACAATGCAAATACCTTTTGATCTATTTTTGTGGATGATGATTGTGCTTTAAGAAACTGCCGAAATGATAAATTTTCGCGTTCACGTTTTTTAGCATTTCGTTCTATTAACTCAAGATTGGTTTCAGGCTTTTGTGACATTTCTTAATTGGTTTCTTTTTCCCAGTGGGCAATAAAATAGAAATCGCCTTCAATGGGCAGATAGGCGAAGTCGTAGCACAGATGGTAGGTGCTGCCTTTAGCTGTTGTGTGTTGATGTGTAAAGTACTTAAAATTAAAGCCCTTGTCTGTAAGTTTTGCTTTGCTTATTTTGCCCTTACCTTCTATAAGGGGAATAGTTTGTAGGATACGATAATTTTTCTTTAGCGTGTTGTTTATGCTTCTTATTAATGGAGAGGTCTCGCTGTTCTTGCGGTTGTTATAATTACTGCGACACTGATCGTCACAAAATTTTTTATCAGTTCGTCCGGCAAGCGGTTCGCCACATGAGAGGCAGGTTTTTTGTGCCATAAAATAAATTTAAAAACAAATATATAACGAAGTTGCGATTAGTGAAATTTATTGGACAGGGTTTATTTAATAATTCGTTTAGAGGCTTTAGAGGGGCCATTCATTTTATCGATTAGACAATTAGCAGGATTGTTAATAATATAAACACGAATTCTGTTCAATTCGCTGCCAACTCTGATTATTCTATCGTGAAATCACGTTTGCCATTCAAATTGAATATTATTTTGATTGGCATATCTTTTTAGCTATGATTTAAATCCTCTTATTACAGAACCTAAATTTTGAGATTGGGTGCCCAATTTATTTGGTTGCCAATCTGTTTTTTCAGGGTTATTAAAAACCAATATCCCATGAATATGATTGGGCATTATTACAAATTCATCCAATTCAACAAATGGAAAATGGTTAGGAATTTCTTTCCAAAAATGAATGGCGGTTTTACCAATTTCGGTTGCATATAGAGACGGATTATTATCCGTCTCTACGGAATTAATTTCACCGAAATAATGCAATCAATTTTTGGTACAAATGGTAACATATTACATTCCATTCGCGCCATAATCATACCCCTGTAATCTGGCAGATGGTATTCTATATTTATTTTGAAATTTATCCATGGCTGTTTTCTATTCTCCGAATATGTTTTTTTTGTACGTAGTGTCTCTTTCACAATTACTGATTTCCTTTCATCAACAATCGGTCTCTTATTCAATTGAAAAAATGTCATTGACAATTTCTGTAAGAATTGCAGATACCAAAGATATAACCTGTAAACTATATGAAAAATACAATCAATTAGGAATGAACTTTTGGTCTTGTAAATATCTCTTTCAGAAGCGTATTAAATGACATTTCATTTCTTTTATCTTGTTCCTTACCGTATGAATTGAACGGAAATAGTTGTCTTGAGAAAAAAATTTCCTTTTTTTTAATTTGTGGGAATAGTCACAACAACTGCCAACGTTAGTGCCTAGAATGCTTGTTTAATAAGCGTTTGGGTTTTAAAGCACATCCGTTTATATCCGTATAAAATCGCTTACTATCGTCTATATACGTAAGCATCCATTTACACTCCGGCTTAGGGGATGAGGTTGCGACATCTTTGCATCGTCAATTTTGAGAAACCAAAATAAGACACGATTGCTAAAGAAAAATAAATGTAGTCGCACACAAAAAGTAAATTTTAATTCAAATAATAAAAGTCAAACAATTTAAATTTTAAAAAAATGAACAGTTTAAGAAACAGTGTTAGGTTAATTGGAAATTTGGGTCAGGCACCTGAAATCAAATCATTCGACAGCAATAAGAAATGCGCCCGCTTTTCGATTGCAGTAAACGAGAGCTACATGGATGCCAATGGTAAATGGGAAAAGCAAACACACTGGCACCCAATTACATTATGGGGCAAGCAAGCTGAAGTAGCTGAGAAGTATTTGACCAAAGGAAGCGAAGTTGCCGTAGAGGGTAGCTTGGTAAACCGAAATTACACAACCAAGGATGGCGAGAAAAAGTACATTACCGAAATAAAGGTAAATGACATCATGCTTCTTGGTAAAAAGGCAGAGAGTTAATCACGAGAAGAGTTAAACTTTTTAGCTAAGCCACGCACCTTCGGGTGTCGTGGCTTTTTTTTATTTAATTTTCTGTTCCTGAAAATATTCATACCTCAGAACTTTGATTTCTTCTTTGGCACGTTTTACTTCGTACAAGTCTGTGGCGTCCATATTTCCACGAAGGTGCCAATGCTTATCGATAAGTATAATCATTGGATTGGTGGTATAAAGGCTATCGCTCGATTTATAAACCACAGGGCTAAAATAATTCTCTTTCGATATTTTTTGCATTTCATCGGGAGGCAATAGTGCAAACTTCCATTGATGCTTTTTGGGATAGTAATACCTTACCAAGGCATGAAGCGAATCCTGGCTAATTTGTGATGTATTAAAAAAGTGAGTTAGGAAAACTACTTCGAGTCTTTTTTATTTTCATAAGCAATATCCTGCATGGCTCGCATATCATCTTTAGCTTGGGCCACAGCCAGGTCAACAAAGTTTGCAACCAGGGTTTTGTTGTAAGCAAAGCTGCTTAGTGAAATTGAATCCCCATCCTCCACACTAAAAAAAGTATAATTAGCTAAAGTAAAACGAATGGTGTCTTTATCATTTCCACTGACTACTTGGTAGGAACCAAGGAAAGGCAAAGTCTTGTAATTATTTTTTCCGGTAATTATCCATAAATAAAATAATGCTGGTCCTATCAATACAACCAGCATTATTATTATCAAGAAGATTTTTCGGGGAGTACTTTGGGGCTTACCCATTCAAAATTGATTACAGGCTTATTTGAAAAAACTATCCATGTTATACATGTATATCATTTCGGTTAGCGCAATAAAAATCAAGTAAATGATTAGGACAAACGGCAGCAATATGGTATAGCGAAGTGCTTTTTTTTCATCGCCAAGGTGCATAAATACGAGCACTATGTAACCTGCCTTTACAATAGTAAGTATCACGAAGGTCCATATAAGAAGGGTCTTACCAAGTCCCCATGAATGAGCTTGGAAACCAATGATAACTTCGGCTACGGTTATAGCAAGTAGAATCCAAAATACTTTCCACAGGCGTGCCTTGTTTTTGGGATCGTGATGTTCCTCAACAAACTGATTGTGAATGTCGCCAGTATAATATCCGTGATGTTGTCCGTCTGACATATAAAATAAAATTAATAACGATTAAACAAGATAGAAGAAGGTAAATACAAAAACCCAAACCAGGTCTACAAAGTGCCAATACAAACCGGCCTTTTCAACTTGTTCGTAATGGCCACGTTTTTTATAGATACCGTCAATTACATTAATGTAGATGATAAGGTTAATAATAACCCCGCTGAATACGTGAAATCCATGAAAACCGGTAATAAAGAAAAAGAAGTTAGCAAAAAGGGGAGTTGGACCATATTCATTTTCGATAAGGTTGGCTCCTTTAATGTTCTTAGTGGAGGAGGCTATCAGTTTCTGCGCTTCAGTGCCTTCAATTTTTAGGGTTTTATACATTAGTCCAAGTGCATCGGGTTCGGTTAACGATTCGCGAATAAATAAAACTCCAGGCTCATAATCATCGGTTCGGGCAAAACGTCCGTCTGCTAATATATAGGCGCCTTTTTCGCTACCTACTATAAAGTGATACCACTCCCATGCCTGCGAGCCTACGAACATTGCTCCGCCTATAATAGTAGCAAACATCCAAATTTTTACTGCATTGTTGTCACGTTTATGTCCCGCATCTACTGCCAATACCATGGTTACCGAGCTCATAATGAGGATAAAAGTCATTAACCCTACATATGCCAACTGAATATGACCATGTACAAAAGGAAAATGGGTAAACACCTCGCTGGCTGCTGGCCAAATTTCGGTGTGGCGATGGCGCAAGGCACCATACGCAATAATTAAGGTTGAAAAAGTAAATGCATCGGAAACAAGGAAAAACCACATATATATCTTTCCCCAACTTACATTAAACGGAGATACTCCACCGCGCCAAGGTGACTTGGAGGTGTGTTCTGCTGTGATCGCTTCTGCCATAACGGAATTTAAATTGTTTATCTTTTTGTGAATCAAAATGCAAGAGGTAGACCTTGCTTTTCGGGCAACGAAAATACAAAAATCTTTACTCTCACAAGTTTTTTTGAAATTTTTAAAAAGAAGTAATTAACCTGAATGCATGTTGAAAAATTTTAAACTATAGTATATAAATGGCGATATGCTTATAAGTGAATAAAATGCATGTTTGCTGAGCCAATAATAACAGGCATATTAAGGCCAAATACCATCGAATAAATCAAATGATGTTAGAAAAAATTTACCATGCGTTCCTTCAATGCAATGGATTGATAGGCACAGACACCCGCACCATTGCCAAAGGCTGTATGTTTTTTGCCTTAAAGGGCGCCAATTTTAACGGGAATCAATTTGCAAATCAAGCATTGGGCGCAGGGGCAAAATTTGTAGTCATTGATGAACCGGTGCTTATGGGTGACCATGTTTTTTTGGTAGATGATGTGCTGACTACCCTGCAGCAACTGGCCAGACATCATCGCAGACAGCTAAAAACGCGCATTATTGCCATTACCGGC encodes the following:
- a CDS encoding single-stranded DNA-binding protein, which translates into the protein MNSLRNSVRLIGNLGQAPEIKSFDSNKKCARFSIAVNESYMDANGKWEKQTHWHPITLWGKQAEVAEKYLTKGSEVAVEGSLVNRNYTTKDGEKKYITEIKVNDIMLLGKKAES
- a CDS encoding cytochrome c oxidase subunit 3; the protein is MAEAITAEHTSKSPWRGGVSPFNVSWGKIYMWFFLVSDAFTFSTLIIAYGALRHRHTEIWPAASEVFTHFPFVHGHIQLAYVGLMTFILIMSSVTMVLAVDAGHKRDNNAVKIWMFATIIGGAMFVGSQAWEWYHFIVGSEKGAYILADGRFARTDDYEPGVLFIRESLTEPDALGLMYKTLKIEGTEAQKLIASSTKNIKGANLIENEYGPTPLFANFFFFITGFHGFHVFSGVIINLIIYINVIDGIYKKRGHYEQVEKAGLYWHFVDLVWVFVFTFFYLV
- a CDS encoding cytochrome C oxidase subunit IV family protein, encoding MSDGQHHGYYTGDIHNQFVEEHHDPKNKARLWKVFWILLAITVAEVIIGFQAHSWGLGKTLLIWTFVILTIVKAGYIVLVFMHLGDEKKALRYTILLPFVLIIYLIFIALTEMIYMYNMDSFFK